The Bacteroidota bacterium genome includes a window with the following:
- a CDS encoding NADH-quinone oxidoreductase subunit D — protein sequence MGPQHPSTHGVLHLKVWLDGETIKHIQPHLGYIHRSIEKMSEALSYRNFIFATSRMDYLSAHMNNEACALAVEKGLALEVPERVKVIRTIMSELTRLSSHQLWWGCTGLDLGAVTPFFFAFRDREAINAIMEETCGARLTQNYMVPGGVMFDLHPNFVKRTKETINEIKKNLHEYDELLTGNIIFENRTKGVGYLSKEDAISFGVTGPTARASGVSCDVRKWFPYSAYDKVQFEEIIATGGDCYARYMARMEEMKQSVSIIEQLIDNIPEGDFQAKTKAVLKLPKGEFYQRVETARGELGVYLVSDGAASPYRVKYRSPGFSNLSALATMAEGTKIGDLVAIMATIDLVIPDIDR from the coding sequence ATAGGCCCGCAGCATCCTTCTACACACGGTGTGTTGCATCTGAAAGTCTGGCTCGACGGAGAAACGATCAAACATATTCAACCGCATCTCGGATACATTCACCGCTCGATCGAAAAAATGAGCGAAGCATTATCCTATAGAAATTTTATTTTCGCAACAAGCCGGATGGATTATTTATCCGCGCACATGAATAATGAAGCGTGTGCGCTCGCAGTAGAAAAAGGATTGGCGCTCGAAGTTCCTGAACGTGTTAAAGTGATCCGCACGATCATGTCGGAACTTACGCGATTGTCATCACATCAATTATGGTGGGGATGTACAGGACTCGATCTCGGCGCAGTCACGCCATTCTTCTTCGCCTTCCGCGACCGTGAAGCGATCAATGCGATAATGGAAGAAACTTGTGGCGCACGACTCACGCAGAATTACATGGTGCCCGGCGGAGTAATGTTCGATCTGCATCCGAATTTTGTGAAGCGCACAAAAGAGACGATCAATGAAATAAAAAAGAATCTCCACGAATACGATGAACTGCTCACGGGAAATATAATTTTTGAAAATCGCACCAAAGGCGTTGGTTATCTTTCGAAAGAAGATGCGATCTCCTTCGGCGTTACCGGCCCTACCGCGCGCGCATCGGGCGTGAGTTGCGATGTGAGAAAATGGTTTCCTTACAGCGCCTACGATAAAGTTCAGTTCGAAGAGATCATCGCTACAGGTGGAGATTGTTACGCGCGATACATGGCGAGGATGGAAGAGATGAAACAATCTGTTTCCATCATCGAACAACTTATTGATAATATTCCCGAAGGAGATTTCCAGGCGAAAACAAAAGCAGTACTCAAATTACCGAAAGGAGAATTTTATCAGCGGGTTGAAACCGCGCGCGGCGAACTCGGAGTTTATCTCGTGAGTGATGGCGCTGCTTCTCCTTACAGGGTAAAATACCGTTCACCGGGATTCAGTAATCTTTCCGCTCTTGCAACAATGGCAGAAGGAACCAAGATCGGCGACCTCGTTGCGATCATGGCGACAATTGATCTCGTAATTCCGGATATTGACAGATGA
- a CDS encoding NADH-quinone oxidoreductase subunit C — protein MNREELKAALLELCPSVIFDETGEFLNAEIPNDEFHSFMKSLREKNNFCFDSLFCLTCVDWKTHFTMVYHLLSREHKHQLVVKVKLTDRDHAEVETVCDIWKTAEFHEREVFDLFGVKFRNHPDLRRLFLDDNWPGFPLRKDYTDINMIEL, from the coding sequence ATGAACAGGGAAGAATTGAAAGCTGCTTTACTTGAATTATGTCCTTCCGTTATTTTTGATGAGACCGGCGAATTTCTGAACGCTGAAATTCCGAATGATGAGTTCCATTCTTTTATGAAATCACTTCGTGAAAAAAATAATTTCTGCTTCGATTCTCTTTTCTGCCTCACTTGTGTTGACTGGAAAACGCATTTCACAATGGTCTATCATTTACTTTCACGCGAACACAAACATCAGTTGGTGGTGAAAGTAAAATTGACCGATCGTGATCACGCAGAAGTGGAAACAGTTTGCGATATCTGGAAGACCGCGGAATTTCATGAGCGCGAAGTTTTTGATCTCTTCGGAGTGAAATTCAGAAATCATCCTGATCTGCGCAGATTATTCCTTGATGACAACTGGCCCGGATTTCCATTGCGGAAAGATTATACGGACATAAATATGATCGAACTGTGA
- the nuoB gene encoding NADH-quinone oxidoreductase subunit NuoB, whose product MSDKNKIEFPGEVHPTEGGGILVTKLDDVINWARSNSLWPLVFGTSCCAIEMMSAADAKYDWSRFGFEVARATPRQADLIIVAGTIVMKMAPVLKRLYDQMPDPKYVIAMGACTISGGPFFYNTYSVVKGVDHVIPVDVYIPGCPPRPEALLHAMITLQEKIKREPYFRKVKQKEE is encoded by the coding sequence ATGAGCGACAAGAATAAAATTGAATTTCCCGGCGAAGTTCATCCTACAGAGGGAGGCGGGATATTAGTGACGAAGCTGGATGATGTAATCAACTGGGCACGTTCAAATTCATTATGGCCTCTTGTATTCGGAACGAGTTGTTGCGCAATCGAAATGATGTCGGCGGCAGATGCAAAATACGATTGGTCGCGATTTGGATTTGAAGTGGCACGTGCTACTCCCCGACAAGCTGATCTTATTATTGTTGCAGGAACGATCGTGATGAAGATGGCTCCCGTGCTGAAAAGATTATACGACCAGATGCCCGATCCGAAATATGTTATCGCAATGGGCGCATGTACGATCTCCGGCGGACCATTTTTTTACAATACGTATTCCGTTGTCAAAGGAGTTGATCACGTTATTCCTGTTGACGTTTATATTCCCGGATGTCCTCCGCGTCCCGAAGCTTTGTTGCACGCGATGATCACACTCCAGGAAAAAATAAAACGCGAACCCTATTTCAGGAAAGTAAAACAAAAAGAAGAATGA
- a CDS encoding NADH-quinone oxidoreductase subunit A, translating into MGAGSLILLILCGIAFAGGGILLSKVLAKSSKNVVKGEAYECGIEPTGTNWIQFNVGYYLFALIFLVFDVEMIYMYPWAVVVKHIGMTAFVEIIIFIAILFLGLLYAWKKGALKWM; encoded by the coding sequence ATGGGAGCAGGGTCACTTATTCTTTTAATTCTTTGCGGAATTGCATTCGCAGGCGGTGGAATTCTTTTGTCGAAAGTTTTGGCTAAGTCGTCGAAGAATGTGGTAAAAGGAGAAGCTTACGAGTGCGGAATTGAACCCACGGGAACCAATTGGATACAGTTCAATGTGGGGTATTATCTTTTTGCGCTGATATTCCTGGTGTTCGATGTGGAAATGATTTACATGTATCCCTGGGCTGTTGTGGTAAAACATATCGGGATGACTGCTTTCGTTGAAATAATTATTTTCATTGCCATTCTTTTTCTCGGACTTTTGTACGCTTGGAAAAAAGGTGCTTTGAAATGGATGTAA
- a CDS encoding 4Fe-4S dicluster domain-containing protein produces the protein MAIKITEECINCGACEPECPNGAIYEPGANWQFSYKTELTGNFTAKSGLTADANSEQPAVSADFYYIITDKCTECVGFHDEPQCASVCPVDCCLPDEAHVESKDELLEKKASLHP, from the coding sequence ATGGCGATCAAAATCACAGAAGAATGCATCAATTGCGGAGCGTGTGAGCCGGAATGTCCGAATGGTGCAATTTATGAACCCGGTGCAAACTGGCAGTTTTCTTATAAAACTGAACTCACCGGTAATTTCACTGCAAAAAGTGGCCTCACTGCAGATGCGAATTCAGAACAACCTGCCGTTTCTGCCGATTTTTATTACATCATTACTGATAAGTGTACAGAGTGCGTTGGATTTCACGACGAACCTCAGTGTGCTTCCGTTTGCCCTGTAGATTGTTGTCTTCCTGACGAGGCACACGTAGAATCGAAAGATGAGTTGTTGGAAAAGAAAGCGTCATTACATCCTTAA
- a CDS encoding 2-oxoacid:acceptor oxidoreductase subunit alpha, protein MDTLEKKSEKVVQTREAENVVVRFSGDSGDGMQLTGTQFTDTSAFLGQDLSTFPEFPAEIRAPIGTVAGVSGFQVNFGSKEIYTPGDMYDVLVAMNSAALKTDIHKLKKGGILIANTAGFDKKNLNLAHYPEGVNPLEDGSTDDFIVYKIDVTKFTKEALAGSGLSNKEIERSKNMFVLGLLFWMFDKSMDYTIGFIKEKFGKKPDIMNANITALKSGWNFGDNTEIFTTRFKVDVAKLPAGVYRQITGNHATAIGLICAAEKAGIQLFLGSYPITPASDILHELSKYRGNGVKTFQAEDEIAAICSAIGASYAGALGVTTSSGPGIALKGEAMGLAVITETPIVVINVQRGGPSTGLPTKTEQSDLMQAIYGRHGESPMPVISASSPADCFQAVYEAAKVALEHMTPVIFLSDGYVANGSEPWKFPSADSLMPIDCKFVTENNNPGGTFLPYKRDDRFVRPRTKPGTPGLQHRIGGLEKQDETGNVSYDSKNHEKMTHLRAKKVERIADFIPAAKVDSGKEKAKICVLGWGSTYGAIKTAVMELLEEGHDVAHVHLRWVNPFPKNLGELLKGFDKVLVPEMNMGQLCSLVRAKYLIPAMNYSKVQGLPFAVDELKAKIIETLNSK, encoded by the coding sequence ATGGACACCTTGGAAAAAAAATCCGAAAAAGTCGTTCAGACAAGAGAAGCTGAAAATGTGGTTGTTCGATTTTCCGGTGACTCCGGCGATGGAATGCAACTTACCGGAACTCAATTCACAGATACTTCTGCCTTTCTCGGGCAAGACCTGAGTACGTTTCCAGAATTCCCTGCGGAAATCCGCGCCCCTATCGGTACGGTCGCAGGCGTATCCGGATTCCAGGTGAATTTCGGAAGTAAGGAAATTTATACGCCCGGCGATATGTATGATGTGCTGGTGGCAATGAATTCCGCTGCGCTCAAAACTGATATTCATAAACTGAAAAAAGGCGGGATCCTCATTGCTAATACAGCAGGATTTGACAAGAAGAATCTCAACCTCGCGCATTATCCAGAAGGAGTAAATCCGCTTGAAGACGGTTCGACAGATGATTTTATCGTTTACAAAATTGACGTCACCAAATTCACCAAGGAAGCACTCGCCGGAAGCGGATTGAGCAATAAAGAAATTGAGCGTTCGAAAAATATGTTCGTGCTCGGACTTCTTTTCTGGATGTTCGACAAATCGATGGATTACACGATCGGTTTCATCAAGGAGAAATTCGGAAAGAAACCTGATATCATGAATGCGAATATCACCGCGTTGAAATCGGGATGGAATTTCGGAGACAATACTGAAATTTTCACGACACGATTCAAAGTTGATGTTGCAAAACTTCCTGCCGGTGTTTATCGCCAGATCACAGGAAATCACGCAACAGCTATTGGATTGATCTGCGCAGCAGAAAAAGCCGGCATTCAATTATTTCTCGGATCATATCCTATCACACCTGCGTCCGATATCCTGCATGAACTTTCAAAATACCGCGGAAACGGAGTGAAAACTTTCCAGGCGGAAGATGAAATCGCAGCAATATGTTCAGCGATCGGCGCTTCTTATGCAGGTGCGCTTGGTGTGACAACTTCTTCGGGCCCCGGCATTGCGCTCAAAGGAGAAGCAATGGGATTAGCCGTAATAACTGAAACTCCAATTGTTGTTATCAATGTGCAACGCGGCGGACCATCAACAGGTTTACCAACGAAAACAGAACAGTCGGATCTTATGCAAGCGATCTATGGCCGTCACGGAGAATCTCCGATGCCTGTTATTTCCGCTTCTTCTCCTGCCGATTGTTTCCAGGCAGTATATGAAGCAGCTAAAGTTGCATTGGAACACATGACGCCGGTAATTTTTCTGAGTGATGGTTATGTTGCAAATGGATCTGAGCCGTGGAAATTCCCAAGCGCAGATTCTTTAATGCCGATCGATTGCAAATTCGTTACAGAAAATAATAATCCCGGCGGAACATTTCTTCCTTACAAACGCGACGACAGATTTGTTCGTCCGCGCACGAAGCCAGGAACTCCCGGCCTGCAGCATCGCATTGGCGGACTCGAGAAACAGGATGAGACCGGAAACGTTTCTTATGATTCGAAAAATCACGAGAAGATGACGCACCTGCGCGCGAAGAAAGTGGAACGCATCGCCGATTTTATTCCCGCTGCGAAAGTAGATTCCGGAAAAGAGAAAGCGAAGATCTGTGTTCTCGGATGGGGATCGACATATGGCGCGATCAAAACTGCTGTGATGGAATTACTCGAAGAAGGGCATGATGTGGCGCACGTTCATCTTCGCTGGGTAAATCCGTTCCCGAAAAATCTCGGTGAATTGCTGAAAGGATTTGATAAAGTACTTGTGCCTGAAATGAACATGGGACAACTTTGTTCATTAGTGCGCGCAAAATATCTTATTCCCGCAATGAATTACAGCAAAGTGCAGGGATTGCCATTTGCAGTGGATGAATTAAAAGCTAAGATCATTGAAACTCTAAATAGCAAATAA
- a CDS encoding 2-oxoacid:ferredoxin oxidoreductase subunit beta: MSDINTTVPKKTAKDFASDQDVKWCPGCGDYAILSQVQKIFPDLDVKQENFVFISGIGCSSRFTYYMNTYGFHSIHGRAAAVASGVKATNPELDVWLISGDGDSISIGGNHFIHLLRRNFNIKYLLFNNQIYGLTKGQYSPLSEKGKNTKSTPYGSVDEPFNPLELALGAKATFVARSMDRDTKHQQVLYKRAHEHKGTAFVEIYQNCPVFNDEAFSPYTEKETKAEECIFVEHGKPMIFGKNNEKGIKLDGLKPVIVDISNGASANDLWIHDERDKTKAMILAGLFDDVSLQPHNPRPFGVFYVEDRPTYEDDLTAQINAVTAKKGKLPLDKILAGDKTWIIA, from the coding sequence ATGAGCGATATCAATACCACAGTACCGAAAAAAACAGCAAAGGATTTTGCTTCTGACCAGGATGTGAAGTGGTGCCCCGGTTGCGGCGACTATGCGATCCTCAGCCAGGTGCAGAAAATATTTCCCGACCTCGATGTGAAACAGGAAAATTTCGTTTTCATTTCCGGTATCGGCTGTTCTTCGCGCTTCACCTATTACATGAATACCTATGGCTTTCATAGTATTCACGGACGTGCAGCAGCAGTAGCATCGGGAGTAAAAGCAACAAATCCTGAATTGGATGTGTGGCTCATCTCTGGCGACGGAGATTCTATTTCCATTGGAGGAAATCACTTCATTCATTTATTGCGCAGGAATTTCAACATTAAATATCTCCTGTTCAATAACCAGATCTACGGACTTACCAAAGGACAGTATTCTCCATTATCAGAAAAAGGAAAAAATACAAAATCCACTCCGTACGGATCTGTTGACGAACCATTCAATCCGCTCGAACTTGCGCTCGGCGCAAAAGCAACGTTCGTTGCACGGTCAATGGATCGCGACACAAAACATCAGCAGGTACTTTACAAACGCGCGCATGAACATAAGGGAACTGCTTTTGTAGAGATCTACCAGAATTGCCCGGTGTTCAATGATGAAGCTTTTTCTCCTTACACAGAAAAAGAAACCAAAGCGGAAGAATGTATTTTCGTTGAACATGGCAAACCGATGATCTTCGGAAAAAATAATGAGAAAGGAATTAAACTCGACGGACTGAAACCGGTGATCGTTGATATTTCCAATGGCGCTTCAGCAAATGATCTCTGGATTCACGATGAGCGCGATAAAACAAAAGCAATGATTCTCGCCGGCCTGTTCGATGATGTTTCATTGCAGCCGCACAATCCGCGTCCATTCGGCGTATTCTATGTTGAAGATCGTCCTACTTACGAAGATGATCTTACCGCGCAGATCAATGCGGTAACAGCTAAAAAAGGAAAATTGCCACTCGATAAAATTCTTGCCGGCGACAAAACCTGGATCATCGCATAG
- a CDS encoding RNA polymerase sigma factor — translation MTVEEYNRCVDLYSDNLYRFILKNVKDKEKAQDIVQDTYEKLWMKVSETESKNAKSYMFTTAYRTMIDYIRKDKRQGTMDEVPMIAVSHNKQYSDLKEILNEALNKLPEIQKSVVLLRDYEGYAYDEIGEITGLTESQVKVYIFRARTFLKNYIGSIEKVV, via the coding sequence ATGACCGTAGAAGAATATAACCGCTGCGTCGATCTTTATTCTGACAACCTGTATCGTTTCATATTGAAAAATGTGAAGGATAAAGAAAAGGCGCAGGACATAGTACAGGACACGTATGAAAAATTGTGGATGAAAGTTTCGGAAACCGAATCGAAAAATGCGAAGTCGTACATGTTCACCACTGCATACAGAACGATGATCGATTACATACGAAAAGATAAACGCCAGGGAACGATGGATGAAGTGCCGATGATAGCGGTGTCGCACAACAAACAGTACAGCGACCTGAAAGAAATTCTGAATGAAGCGTTGAACAAATTGCCGGAAATACAAAAGTCTGTAGTGCTGCTCCGTGATTACGAAGGATACGCGTACGATGAAATAGGAGAAATAACAGGATTGACAGAATCGCAAGTGAAAGTTTATATTTTCCGGGCGAGGACGTTTTTGAAAAATTATATTGGATCGATAGAAAAAGTAGTCTAA
- a CDS encoding type II toxin-antitoxin system HicA family toxin, whose amino-acid sequence MGTHLPAISGKNLIKVLQRHGFSVIRVNGSHHRMSHPDGRVTTIPVHKNDAIPKGLLRKIIREDLQMELEEFLKIL is encoded by the coding sequence ATGGGAACACATTTGCCAGCTATTTCGGGAAAGAATCTCATCAAAGTTTTACAACGGCATGGCTTTTCCGTGATCAGAGTTAACGGATCACATCATAGAATGTCGCATCCTGACGGAAGAGTAACCACCATTCCTGTTCACAAAAATGATGCGATTCCCAAAGGACTTCTGAGAAAAATAATCCGCGAAGATCTTCAGATGGAACTCGAAGAATTTCTGAAGATATTGTGA
- a CDS encoding type II toxin-antitoxin system HicB family antitoxin codes for MKRNAREKMHIPLIVEVDEDGFFIVSCPLFKGCHTYGKTIDEALENIREVVEMCIDEVKPKKKGKSIIPINRFVGFREIEVKAS; via the coding sequence ATGAAAAGGAACGCAAGAGAAAAAATGCATATCCCACTTATCGTCGAAGTAGATGAGGATGGATTCTTCATCGTGTCTTGTCCGCTCTTTAAAGGATGTCACACTTACGGCAAAACAATTGATGAGGCGTTGGAAAATATAAGGGAAGTGGTGGAGATGTGTATTGACGAAGTGAAGCCAAAGAAAAAGGGCAAGAGCATTATTCCAATAAACCGTTTTGTTGGTTTCCGCGAGATCGAAGTGAAGGCAAGTTAA
- a CDS encoding insulinase family protein produces the protein MKKLFSLRLAVIPAMIFLLSAGSIQKNPFPEITRYKLPNGLEVIFAPYGSLPVTDLTFFINVGKKSETPGQQGLAELTATSLLMGNDQYSRIDEDRLMYRMDANISASANENFTEVNGEFLNENLEDGMKLLSAVLLHPSFPQADVDEEKGFTISQNKPSKMDIGALADMYGNYFTYGIAHPLGRHFYETQYSKEGISQIKEFYSFNYTPGNTKLVVTGKTDQELVKKLIEQYFGKWNAAYGEVNGSSYDIPPIKTKEFAFIPKEGAKQACLEWFKRAPDAGSKDMLAFRLANAIFSDRLGKDIREKKGFTYGIYSTYSETQNDGIFRAKTQIRNEVTYNTIMAYDTVLSNLFKNGATDAELKKFRNMMKTDILNVEEPSSMASLINPWVYKDYEKRKNYLADLDAIDLATVNKAIKKYFTPDCYKLMIAGDATDLADQLAKISGLQKMALTDIEKDQ, from the coding sequence ATGAAAAAATTATTTTCTCTCCGGCTTGCTGTTATTCCGGCAATGATCTTCCTGCTTTCTGCAGGATCCATTCAGAAAAATCCTTTCCCGGAAATAACGCGCTACAAACTTCCGAACGGACTCGAAGTGATTTTTGCGCCTTACGGTTCATTGCCCGTTACGGATCTTACTTTCTTCATCAACGTGGGAAAGAAAAGTGAAACGCCCGGCCAACAGGGACTCGCCGAACTCACAGCGACTTCTTTGCTGATGGGCAATGACCAGTATTCGCGCATTGATGAAGATCGTTTGATGTACCGAATGGATGCGAATATTTCAGCGTCAGCCAATGAGAATTTTACGGAAGTGAACGGAGAATTTCTCAATGAAAATCTTGAAGACGGAATGAAACTTTTATCCGCCGTGCTTTTGCATCCTTCTTTTCCGCAGGCCGATGTGGATGAAGAAAAAGGTTTTACCATTTCGCAGAACAAACCGTCGAAGATGGATATAGGCGCGCTGGCAGACATGTATGGAAATTATTTCACGTACGGAATTGCCCATCCGCTCGGAAGGCATTTTTATGAAACACAATATTCAAAAGAAGGAATTTCCCAGATCAAAGAATTTTATTCTTTCAATTATACTCCGGGAAATACAAAATTGGTCGTGACCGGAAAGACAGACCAGGAACTGGTGAAAAAACTGATCGAACAGTATTTCGGAAAATGGAATGCTGCTTACGGAGAAGTGAATGGTTCGTCGTATGATATTCCACCGATCAAAACAAAAGAGTTTGCATTCATTCCGAAAGAAGGAGCGAAGCAGGCCTGCCTCGAATGGTTCAAGCGTGCGCCCGATGCGGGAAGCAAAGATATGCTGGCGTTCCGCCTGGCGAATGCAATTTTTTCTGATCGTCTCGGAAAAGATATCCGCGAGAAAAAAGGATTCACCTATGGAATTTACAGCACGTATTCCGAAACACAGAACGACGGAATTTTCCGTGCGAAAACGCAGATAAGAAATGAAGTGACGTACAACACGATAATGGCATACGATACGGTGCTGAGCAATCTTTTCAAAAATGGCGCGACTGATGCCGAGCTGAAAAAATTCAGGAACATGATGAAGACCGATATTCTTAATGTGGAAGAACCCTCTTCAATGGCATCGCTCATCAATCCGTGGGTGTACAAAGATTATGAGAAACGGAAAAATTATTTGGCAGATCTCGACGCGATCGATCTTGCAACGGTGAACAAAGCGATCAAAAAATATTTTACGCCCGATTGTTACAAGCTGATGATCGCCGGTGATGCAACAGATCTTGCAGATCAGCTCGCGAAAATTTCCGGATTGCAGAAGATGGCGTTGACGGATATTGAGAAGGATCAATAA
- a CDS encoding SpoIIE family protein phosphatase — MKKKIFLLLFLLSSVRTFAQDVHANMNVGEVTQGMLLDKGWKFFPGDEPAWSQPEYDDSDWTAAVSSLPTMVSPPAKLFKGNGWFRLHFTVDTSMMGKPIALVMVMIGSADVYLDGNLIQQFGIPGDNISEEKVYHSKGTEPVMVNLGKNKEHLLAVRYSSWHLSEKKENKLGDISLNGFSCKIADWKETRIAELNTAMMMGHLFGFLLGFFAALCFLHTFLYIFYRKNRSNLYYSAFSLCMFWICLSTAIKIYNLNSGEATADNTGSIVLLLMLISLTGFLYSIFYEKIPKIFWVFTGLCFVAMILRLMSSELAGFLMVFIFFFAGVECIRVVIRGIIRKTDGAWVIGTGVIIAVLFPILCVVISFVLLKGGNISFALTSTLGLIVQIMLGSSVLSISVSMSIYLARQFARTNKGLELQMVQVKELSAKTIAQEQEKKKILESQNEILESQVTERTAEVVQQKKEIEEKSEKLQEVYKDIRDSIHYAKRIQEAMLPAAEIWNKALPDSFILFKPKDIVSGDFYWLAETKEKIFFAAADCTGHGVPGAFMSMLASEKLHEAVEMNGNSSGILKQVNRGIKKVLRQSENAAQKNNATSLDVNDGMDIALCALSKEKNTLNYSGANRPLWIVRKNGELEEIKATKAPIGGMTDDEQEFEGHDVIMNPGDTVYIFSDGYADQFSKTEKKLMTKRFREIILSLAGKTMTEQRSFLDTFIENWKGDVEQVDDILVIGIKT; from the coding sequence TTGAAAAAGAAAATATTTCTCCTGTTGTTCCTTCTCTCGTCTGTGCGCACGTTCGCGCAGGATGTGCATGCTAACATGAATGTGGGTGAAGTGACGCAGGGAATGTTACTTGATAAGGGATGGAAATTTTTTCCGGGCGATGAACCTGCGTGGTCGCAACCGGAATACGATGACAGCGATTGGACCGCTGCGGTATCGTCATTGCCGACGATGGTTTCTCCGCCTGCAAAATTATTCAAAGGCAATGGATGGTTTCGTTTGCATTTCACAGTGGATACTTCCATGATGGGCAAGCCCATTGCGCTGGTGATGGTGATGATAGGCAGTGCGGATGTTTATCTCGATGGAAATCTCATTCAGCAATTCGGAATTCCAGGTGATAATATTTCGGAAGAAAAAGTTTACCACTCAAAAGGAACGGAACCGGTAATGGTGAATCTTGGAAAAAACAAAGAGCATCTTCTTGCCGTTCGCTATTCATCCTGGCACTTGTCGGAAAAAAAGGAGAATAAATTAGGTGATATTTCTCTGAACGGATTCAGTTGCAAGATCGCCGACTGGAAAGAAACGCGGATCGCTGAATTGAACACCGCCATGATGATGGGGCACTTATTCGGTTTCCTGCTCGGATTTTTTGCGGCGCTTTGTTTCCTGCACACATTTCTCTACATCTTCTATCGCAAGAACAGATCCAATCTTTACTACAGCGCTTTTTCACTCTGCATGTTCTGGATCTGTTTATCCACTGCAATAAAAATCTACAATCTGAATTCAGGAGAGGCAACGGCCGATAATACAGGTTCAATAGTTTTATTATTAATGCTGATCTCGCTCACAGGTTTTCTTTACTCGATTTTCTATGAGAAGATTCCTAAAATTTTCTGGGTGTTTACCGGCCTCTGTTTTGTGGCAATGATCCTGCGACTGATGTCATCGGAACTCGCCGGATTTCTTATGGTATTTATTTTCTTTTTTGCCGGGGTAGAATGTATTCGAGTGGTGATCCGCGGAATCATCAGGAAAACAGATGGCGCGTGGGTGATCGGAACAGGTGTGATTATTGCTGTGCTGTTTCCTATTTTGTGTGTTGTGATCAGTTTTGTTTTGCTTAAAGGCGGCAACATTTCCTTCGCTTTAACAAGCACGTTAGGACTGATCGTGCAGATCATGCTCGGCTCATCGGTGCTGAGTATTTCTGTTTCCATGTCTATTTATCTCGCACGACAGTTCGCACGGACGAATAAAGGATTGGAATTGCAGATGGTACAGGTAAAAGAACTTTCTGCAAAAACAATTGCGCAGGAACAGGAAAAGAAAAAAATTCTCGAATCGCAGAATGAAATTCTCGAATCGCAGGTAACCGAACGCACTGCCGAAGTGGTGCAACAGAAAAAAGAGATCGAGGAAAAAAGTGAGAAACTGCAGGAAGTTTACAAAGATATCCGCGACAGTATTCATTATGCAAAACGGATTCAGGAAGCCATGTTGCCCGCTGCAGAAATATGGAATAAAGCGTTGCCCGATTCTTTCATCCTGTTCAAACCAAAAGATATTGTGAGCGGCGATTTTTACTGGCTTGCAGAAACAAAAGAAAAAATATTTTTTGCAGCAGCTGATTGCACAGGTCATGGAGTTCCCGGCGCGTTCATGAGCATGCTCGCTTCTGAAAAATTACATGAAGCAGTGGAGATGAACGGAAATTCTTCGGGAATTCTTAAGCAGGTTAATCGTGGGATAAAAAAAGTTCTCCGCCAGTCGGAAAATGCAGCGCAGAAAAATAATGCCACATCACTCGATGTGAATGACGGAATGGATATTGCACTCTGTGCTTTGTCGAAAGAAAAAAATACACTGAATTATTCCGGTGCCAATCGCCCGCTGTGGATCGTAAGAAAGAACGGAGAGCTGGAAGAAATAAAAGCAACGAAAGCTCCCATTGGAGGAATGACCGATGATGAGCAGGAATTTGAAGGACACGATGTGATCATGAATCCGGGAGACACTGTTTACATTTTCAGCGATGGTTATGCCGACCAGTTCAGCAAAACAGAAAAAAAATTAATGACCAAACGTTTCCGCGAGATCATTCTATCGCTCGCCGGAAAAACAATGACAGAACAACGATCGTTCCTCGACACGTTCATCGAAAACTGGAAAGGTGACGTGGAACAAGTGGATGATATTTTAGTGATCGGAATTAAAACCTGA